A window of the Tunturibacter empetritectus genome harbors these coding sequences:
- a CDS encoding cupin domain-containing protein produces MTNTPKSAVEAQPPAVREFLVLGDKMLIKQSAESTDGRYAVMEQLLNPGDGPPPHTHTREDEVFYIASGEFDILLGDRTIRAKAGDVLDAPRNVRHTYHCVGEAPGTIIFLTYPAGIERFFAEASKIAPSDMGKLFEVAAQYGLIFEKPEPSADKQKNK; encoded by the coding sequence ATGACAAACACACCGAAGTCTGCTGTTGAAGCGCAACCACCTGCTGTGAGAGAGTTCCTCGTGCTGGGCGACAAGATGCTCATCAAACAGAGCGCCGAAAGTACGGACGGCAGATATGCCGTGATGGAGCAACTCTTAAATCCAGGAGACGGACCACCCCCGCACACCCATACCCGCGAGGACGAAGTGTTCTACATCGCTTCCGGCGAGTTCGACATCCTGCTCGGGGACCGGACAATTCGTGCCAAAGCCGGCGATGTCCTCGACGCACCCCGCAACGTGCGTCACACCTACCATTGCGTGGGAGAGGCGCCGGGCACCATTATCTTTCTTACTTATCCGGCAGGTATCGAGCGCTTCTTTGCGGAAGCGTCGAAGATTGCGCCATCCGACATGGGCAAGCTATTCGAAGTAGCAGCTCAGTACGGGTTGATCTTTGAAAAACCTGAGCCCTCCGCCGACAAGCAAAAGAACAAATAA
- a CDS encoding ABC transporter ATP-binding protein: MQPAIIRAERVEKYYAQPSENRIQVISPTDLSITAGEIVALLGPSGSGKSTLLRMLTGLSAPSAGEVYWHEKPIATADVNVSIVFQSFALFPWLTVLENVEAPLKARGMDAADRRKRGMKILDTVGLDGFQAAYPKELSGGMRQRVGFARALVVEPEVLFMDEPFSALDVLTAENLRSELLELWQNKTIPTQSIFIVTHNIEEAVQLADRIIVLGRNPGHVRTDFRVAIPHPRDRKATAFTQLVDYIYKVLTQPDAQPPALPQTSTGKTVRDQRQMHYQMLPHARPGGIAGLLELVLDHNGKDDIYRLADDLAFQIDDLLPIVDAAQLLGFLTVTEGDAAITPTGAEYANSEILRQKELFRTAAVENVLLLRQIVRAIESKSDRSVPEEFFHDMLDEQFSEDETLRQLETAINWGRYAELFDFDASRRRFIQSEKLHHDTEASSTAEIDA; encoded by the coding sequence ATGCAGCCAGCCATCATTCGTGCCGAACGTGTTGAAAAATACTACGCGCAACCGAGCGAAAACCGCATCCAGGTAATTTCGCCCACCGACCTGTCGATTACGGCTGGAGAGATTGTTGCGTTACTTGGGCCTTCCGGCTCAGGAAAATCGACCCTGCTGCGCATGTTGACGGGCCTGTCCGCGCCCTCTGCCGGGGAGGTGTACTGGCACGAAAAACCAATTGCAACCGCGGATGTCAACGTTTCCATCGTGTTTCAAAGCTTTGCCCTCTTCCCGTGGCTGACCGTGCTCGAAAACGTGGAAGCTCCGCTGAAGGCTCGTGGCATGGACGCCGCCGACCGTCGCAAACGGGGCATGAAGATCCTAGACACGGTGGGTCTGGACGGCTTCCAGGCTGCGTATCCCAAGGAGCTTTCCGGCGGCATGCGGCAGCGGGTCGGCTTCGCGCGTGCTCTTGTGGTCGAGCCCGAAGTCCTCTTCATGGACGAGCCCTTCTCCGCGCTCGACGTCCTCACGGCCGAGAACCTCCGCAGCGAACTGCTGGAGCTCTGGCAGAACAAGACCATCCCAACGCAGTCGATCTTCATCGTCACGCACAACATCGAAGAGGCCGTCCAGCTTGCCGATCGCATCATCGTCCTCGGGCGCAACCCAGGCCATGTGCGAACCGACTTCCGCGTCGCAATCCCGCACCCGCGCGACCGCAAAGCAACCGCCTTCACGCAACTGGTCGACTACATCTACAAAGTGCTGACGCAGCCAGACGCCCAGCCGCCAGCCCTGCCTCAAACCTCCACTGGAAAGACGGTCCGCGATCAACGGCAAATGCACTACCAGATGCTGCCGCACGCACGCCCCGGCGGAATCGCTGGCCTGCTGGAGCTCGTTCTCGATCACAATGGCAAGGACGACATCTATCGCCTCGCCGACGACCTCGCCTTCCAGATCGACGACCTGCTGCCCATCGTCGACGCCGCGCAGCTATTAGGTTTCCTCACGGTTACAGAAGGCGACGCCGCCATCACACCTACCGGCGCAGAGTACGCCAACTCCGAAATCCTTCGCCAAAAAGAGCTCTTCCGCACCGCCGCCGTCGAAAATGTGCTCCTCCTTCGTCAGATCGTGCGCGCCATTGAGTCCAAAAGCGACCGCAGCGTCCCCGAGGAGTTCTTCCACGACATGCTCGACGAGCAGTTCAGCGAAGACGAGACTCTCCGCCAGTTGGAGACGGCCATCAACTGGGGCCGCTACGCCGAGCTCTTCGACTTCGACGCCTCCCGCCGCCGCTTCATCCAGTCCGAAAAGCTTCATCACGACACGGAAGCAAGCTCCACCGCGGAGATCGATGCATGA
- a CDS encoding cupin domain-containing protein: MTGSATFAPLIENRETAPAYWQVDILWLVLADGNQTGNSFSLLEELCPKDSGPPPHTHTQTEIFYLLDGEITFLVDGKEIKGKGGSAVTVPPGVAHSFRVDSETCRLLNLYVPAGFERSIVELAEPAKQRTLPPKGLPMRGSMADAMKLFAEIGMKPVPGPDVLRPAADTRMDMSGGK, translated from the coding sequence ATGACAGGTTCAGCTACCTTTGCGCCGCTTATAGAGAACCGGGAGACCGCCCCGGCATACTGGCAGGTGGACATCCTTTGGCTGGTGCTTGCGGATGGGAATCAGACCGGAAACAGCTTTTCGCTCCTTGAAGAGCTCTGCCCCAAAGACTCCGGACCGCCTCCACACACGCATACTCAAACGGAGATCTTCTATCTGCTGGATGGCGAGATCACTTTTCTGGTGGACGGAAAAGAGATCAAAGGCAAAGGGGGATCAGCAGTGACCGTGCCACCTGGTGTGGCGCACAGTTTCAGGGTCGACTCAGAGACCTGTCGATTGCTCAACCTGTACGTACCTGCAGGTTTTGAGCGGTCGATCGTTGAGCTTGCAGAGCCGGCAAAGCAGCGCACACTCCCTCCAAAAGGATTGCCCATGCGTGGTTCCATGGCGGACGCCATGAAGCTGTTTGCGGAGATTGGTATGAAGCCGGTGCCGGGCCCAGACGTCCTTCGGCCAGCCGCCGACACACGCATGGACATGTCCGGCGGGAAGTAA
- a CDS encoding ABC transporter permease, with the protein MIHLPDRFSRLQPRETLARTQVLQRSWPVVLDLCVAGIGLACFYGVVVIARYWFGHPEPEIVISQSPRALPQYAFYSVVRIGLAYLLSLVFAIGYGYIAAYSKRVEPLMIAGLDILQSIPVLSFLPGVMLAMVALFPTRQIGVEMGAIVLIFTGQVWNMAFSFYSSIKSIPRELSEAAGIYKFSRLQKLIQLELPYAAIGLVWNSMVSVAGGWFFLMACEMFVLGTRDFRLPGLGSYLQTAAGTGNFAAITWGLLTMVAIIVATDQLVWRPIIAWSDKFKFEQVESNSRVRSPLLHLLQQSRGLRTLRQHTIVPFEESLYRRLAEGRAGGTVANAANSDGEVKKNGSASTILRGLVIVIGATAVLYAAWQALALLRQVHGSEFATILKGAMATFLRVNISLILAAAWTIPAGVAIGFHPRLARIAQPIAQIAASVPATALFPVILLALIRIGGNMNIGSIALMLLGTQWYILFNVIAGAMAIPSDLKEVATLFHFTTIQKWKTVILPGIFPFLITGMVTASGGAWNASIIAEYFRLKNQTLQTVGLGAVISAATDSGQFQILLLATIVMAIMVVTINRLVWRPLYRLAETRYKLGG; encoded by the coding sequence ATGATCCATCTCCCCGACCGCTTCAGCCGGCTGCAGCCGCGTGAAACGCTCGCTCGCACGCAGGTATTACAGCGCAGCTGGCCAGTGGTGCTGGACCTCTGCGTAGCCGGAATCGGACTGGCGTGCTTCTATGGCGTAGTCGTGATCGCGCGCTATTGGTTCGGCCATCCCGAGCCTGAAATCGTCATCTCGCAAAGCCCGCGCGCGCTGCCGCAGTATGCCTTCTATTCGGTCGTAAGGATCGGCCTGGCGTATCTGCTGAGCCTCGTCTTCGCCATCGGCTACGGCTACATCGCGGCCTACAGCAAGCGCGTAGAGCCACTAATGATCGCTGGCCTCGACATCCTCCAATCGATTCCCGTCCTCAGCTTTCTCCCCGGCGTCATGCTAGCGATGGTCGCGCTCTTTCCCACTCGGCAGATCGGCGTCGAGATGGGTGCCATCGTCCTCATCTTCACCGGCCAGGTCTGGAACATGGCCTTCAGCTTCTACTCCTCCATCAAAAGCATCCCGCGAGAGCTCTCCGAAGCCGCCGGCATCTACAAGTTCTCCCGCCTGCAAAAGCTGATCCAGCTCGAGCTTCCCTATGCCGCCATCGGACTGGTCTGGAACTCGATGGTCTCGGTCGCAGGCGGATGGTTCTTCCTGATGGCCTGCGAGATGTTCGTCCTCGGCACACGCGACTTCAGGCTTCCGGGACTGGGATCATACCTCCAAACCGCTGCCGGCACGGGAAACTTCGCAGCCATCACCTGGGGCCTGCTTACGATGGTTGCGATCATCGTCGCGACCGATCAGCTCGTCTGGCGGCCCATCATCGCGTGGAGCGACAAGTTCAAATTCGAGCAGGTAGAGAGCAACTCAAGAGTGCGCTCGCCACTGCTGCATCTTCTCCAGCAGTCTCGCGGACTGCGAACGCTACGTCAGCACACGATCGTTCCCTTCGAGGAGAGTCTCTATCGCCGGCTCGCAGAGGGACGAGCCGGCGGCACAGTTGCCAACGCTGCAAACTCCGATGGCGAGGTCAAAAAGAACGGCTCTGCGTCTACCATCTTGCGCGGACTTGTTATCGTGATTGGGGCAACCGCGGTTCTCTATGCGGCCTGGCAGGCGTTGGCGCTTCTACGGCAGGTCCATGGCAGCGAGTTCGCCACAATCCTAAAGGGCGCGATGGCTACCTTCCTCAGAGTCAACATCTCACTGATTCTCGCTGCTGCGTGGACGATTCCCGCAGGCGTTGCCATCGGCTTCCATCCCCGGCTCGCGCGCATCGCACAACCCATCGCGCAGATCGCAGCCTCCGTTCCCGCAACTGCACTCTTCCCCGTCATCCTTCTCGCTCTCATCCGTATCGGCGGCAACATGAATATCGGCTCTATCGCGCTGATGCTCTTAGGAACGCAGTGGTACATCCTGTTCAACGTCATCGCCGGTGCAATGGCGATCCCATCCGATCTAAAAGAAGTCGCGACGCTCTTCCACTTCACCACCATCCAGAAGTGGAAGACGGTCATTCTGCCCGGCATCTTTCCCTTCCTCATCACCGGCATGGTGACAGCCTCCGGCGGCGCATGGAACGCGAGCATCATCGCAGAATATTTCCGGCTCAAAAACCAGACGCTGCAGACGGTTGGGCTTGGTGCAGTCATCAGCGCGGCAACAGACAGCGGCCAATTCCAGATCCTGCTCCTCGCCACGATCGTGATGGCAATCATGGTCGTTACCATCAACCGTCTGGTATGGCGCCCGCTCTACCGCCTCGCCGAAACTCGTTACAAACTAGGCGGCTAA